In Labilibaculum sp. DW002, one DNA window encodes the following:
- a CDS encoding efflux RND transporter periplasmic adaptor subunit — protein MLKRKSILLGILVIVGTMGLAVVFAGMKKAPKEKKVVSKEIIVPVQSIKNSKIDLQLSVIGNLEARDKVEVYAEVTGILKSAGKQFLEGVSFSKGENLLLIQDDTYRAEVYSKRSSFMTEIASVLPDLKFDYPESYSAWEKYLQEFDVENTLAPIPSAQNDKEKYFLAGKNIYTEYYNIKSFEQQLSKYSITAPFAGEIIESNIKPGTLVMSGQKLGEFVNTSAYDLIVGVDLNNLEGIKVGNKVNVYSKNTNENWAGSIRRISKKVESDTQMVNVYIAVVGKNLKEGMFLNADVQLKKDVFGVEIPRKLLVDSEYVFTVNKGIINQQKVSIVQKKEDAVIVEGLNDGVQLVLKTSGIHKGISVNIQE, from the coding sequence ATGTTAAAAAGAAAAAGTATCCTTTTAGGAATTTTGGTCATTGTTGGAACAATGGGACTCGCGGTTGTATTTGCAGGTATGAAAAAAGCACCAAAAGAAAAGAAAGTTGTTTCGAAGGAAATAATTGTTCCTGTTCAAAGTATTAAGAACAGTAAAATTGATTTACAGCTATCAGTAATTGGTAATTTGGAAGCAAGAGACAAAGTAGAGGTTTATGCTGAAGTAACAGGGATTCTGAAATCTGCAGGTAAACAATTTCTAGAAGGTGTAAGTTTTTCAAAAGGCGAGAACTTATTGTTGATTCAAGATGATACATACAGAGCCGAAGTATATTCAAAGCGTAGCAGTTTTATGACAGAAATTGCTTCTGTTTTACCAGATTTAAAATTTGATTATCCTGAAAGTTATTCTGCATGGGAAAAATATCTACAAGAATTTGATGTTGAGAATACATTAGCGCCTATTCCAAGCGCGCAGAACGATAAAGAAAAATATTTTTTAGCCGGTAAAAATATCTACACTGAATATTACAATATTAAAAGCTTTGAGCAACAACTCTCAAAGTATTCTATAACAGCTCCTTTCGCAGGTGAAATTATCGAATCAAACATTAAACCAGGTACTTTAGTTATGAGTGGCCAAAAGTTAGGTGAGTTTGTTAATACAAGTGCCTACGATTTGATTGTTGGTGTTGATTTGAATAATCTCGAAGGAATCAAGGTGGGGAATAAGGTGAATGTTTATTCAAAAAATACCAATGAAAATTGGGCTGGATCGATTCGTCGCATTAGTAAAAAGGTAGAATCAGATACGCAAATGGTTAACGTATACATTGCAGTTGTTGGTAAAAACTTAAAAGAAGGAATGTTTTTAAACGCAGATGTGCAGTTGAAAAAGGATGTGTTTGGCGTAGAAATTCCTCGTAAGCTTTTAGTGGATTCAGAATATGTTTTTACTGTCAATAAAGGGATTATTAATCAACAAAAAGTTTCTATCGTTCAAAAGAAAGAGGATGCTGTTATTGTAGAGGGATTAAATGATGGTGTTCAACTTGTTTTAAAAACGTCTGGAATTCACAAAGGAATCTCCGTAAATATCCAGGAATAA